The Halichoerus grypus chromosome 14, mHalGry1.hap1.1, whole genome shotgun sequence genome contains a region encoding:
- the DPM2 gene encoding dolichol phosphate-mannose biosynthesis regulatory protein, with the protein MATGTDQVVGLGLVAVSLIIFTYYTAWVILLPFIDSQHVIHKYFLPRAYAVAIPLAAGLMLLLFVGLFITYVMLKNQKVTKKVQ; encoded by the exons ATG GCCACGGGGACAGACCAGGTGGTGGGACTCGGCCTCGTCGCCGTTAGCCTGATCATCTTCACTTACTACACCGCCTGGGTGATTCTCTTG CCATTCATCGACAGCCAGCATGTCATCCACAAGTACTTCCTGCCCCGAGCCTACGCTGTCGCCATCCCGCTGGCCGCCGGCCTCATGCTGCTCCTGTTTGTGG GACTGTTCATCACCTACGTGATGCTGAAGAACCAGAAAGTGACCAAAAAGGTTCAGTGA